From the Montipora capricornis isolate CH-2021 chromosome 2, ASM3666992v2, whole genome shotgun sequence genome, one window contains:
- the LOC138038697 gene encoding neuropeptide FF receptor 1-like, whose translation MTVTTMTWASNTTTSANEDKRAMAGSTLLFLRSYDEAKSAFGVILFLLSALIILGIIVNAFICYVMLRKQRYQRNGSNFFILHLSLTELVYRFLVFPVIIWLTVPSSTMTTVQCKTISVFSHTFSSAIFPSLVAIAMDRYQNIIHPLETLKSKRKPIFFVWLIWLYAAIASCPFSACVKSIPIVEIPEARGMSCNDECIGRKICDIDRALPGQMATTLYFLIAFAIPVATIVILYTKVAIFLRQRSRNGMMNKVAARSKAKAVRMLIITVTGYVLSLGPAVVLSMLRSYGIFNNTPFGVMLLVSWSAEFASYASSLGNPLIYAYYNADFRKEIIRLICKRTNKKEVSNDVSMVNVSQH comes from the coding sequence ATGACAGTCACAACAATGACTTGGGCATCCAACACTACCACCTCTGCAAACGAAGACAAACGGGCCATGGCTGGCTCAACGCTTCTATTTCTTCGTTCTTACGATGAAGCAAAAAGTGCGTTCGGAGTCATTCTATTTTTATTGTCAGCTTTAATCATACTCGGAATAATTGTCAATGCTTTCATTTGCTACGTAATGCTCCGAAAACAACGCTATCAAAGGAATGGCTCCAATTTCTTCATTTTGCACTTGTCGCTGACGGAGTTAGTTTACCGTTTTCTTGTCTTTCCAGTCATAATATGGCTGACAGTTCCGTCATCGACAATGACAACTGTCCAATGCAAAACGATATCAGTTTTCTCGCACACTTTCTCCTCGGCCATTTTCCCCAGCCTGGTTGCCATAGCAATGGACAGGTATCAAAATATCATACATCCTTTGGAAACCTTAAAATCGAAGAGAAAACCGATTTTTTTCGTGTGGTTGATTTGGTTGTATGCTGCCATTGCATCATGTCCTTTCAGCGCCTGTGTGAAGAGCATTCCAATCGTAGAGATTCCCGAAGCCCGCGGAATGAGCTGTAACGACGAGTGCATTGGAAGGAAGATTTGCGACATTGATCGGGCATTGCCCGGTCAAATGGCGACCACGTTGTATTTTCTTATCGCGTTCGCCATTCCAGTGGCAACCATTGTCATTTTGTACACCAAAGTTGCCATTTTCTTGCGCCAGAGAAGCCGCAATGGAATGATGAACAAAGTGGCGGCACGATCAAAGGCCAAAGCAGTGCGCATGCTCATTATAACTGTTACTGGTTATGTCTTGTCTCTAGGGCCCGCTGTTGTTTTATCCATGTTGAGATCGTATGGCATTTTCAACAACACCCCGTTTGGTGTCATGCTGCTGGTTAGCTGGTCGGCGGAATTTGCATCCTACGCAAGCTCTTTGGGAAATCCTTTGATTTACGCGTATTATAACGCAGATTTCCGAAAAGAGATCATTCGGTTAATCTGCAAAAGGACGAACAAAAAAGAAGTCTCAAATGACGTGTCCATGGTGAATGTATCACAGCATTGA